In a single window of the Pandoraea pulmonicola genome:
- a CDS encoding homocysteine S-methyltransferase family protein — translation MTTPSASVQTGTAPNAAPPRQPQYTRGQALPALLESRILILDGAMGTMIQQYKLNEAQYRGERFADFAHDVKGNNELLSLTRPDVIGEIHRKYLAAGADIIETNTFGATTIAQADYHMEHLADEMNRESARLAREACDAYSTPDKPRFAAGAVGPTPKTASISPDVNDPGARNVDFDQLRDAYYAQAKSLLEGGVDLFLVETIFDTLNAKAALFAIDELFEDTGEVLPIMISGTVTDASGRILSGQTVEAFWNSLRHARPLTFGLNCALGATLMRPYIAELAKLCNTYVSVYPNAGLPNPMSDTGFDETPDVTSGLLREFAQAGLVNLAGGCCGTTPEHIAEIAKALSDVKPRRWPAQYRNATDETDDAS, via the coding sequence ATGACAACCCCCTCCGCCAGCGTCCAAACGGGGACCGCCCCGAACGCCGCACCGCCGCGCCAGCCGCAATACACGCGCGGCCAGGCGCTGCCTGCGCTGCTCGAATCGCGCATCCTGATCCTGGACGGCGCCATGGGGACGATGATTCAGCAGTACAAGCTGAACGAAGCCCAGTACCGGGGCGAGCGCTTCGCCGACTTCGCGCACGACGTGAAGGGCAACAACGAACTGCTCTCGCTCACGCGTCCGGACGTGATCGGCGAAATTCATCGCAAGTATCTCGCCGCCGGCGCCGACATCATCGAGACAAACACTTTCGGGGCGACGACGATCGCGCAGGCCGACTACCACATGGAACATCTGGCCGACGAGATGAACCGCGAGTCGGCCCGTCTCGCGCGCGAAGCCTGCGACGCGTACAGCACGCCCGACAAGCCGCGCTTTGCCGCCGGCGCCGTCGGCCCGACGCCCAAGACCGCGAGCATCAGTCCCGACGTGAACGACCCGGGTGCGCGCAACGTCGACTTCGATCAGTTGCGCGATGCCTACTACGCGCAAGCGAAGTCGCTGCTCGAAGGCGGTGTCGACCTGTTCCTCGTCGAGACGATCTTCGACACGCTCAACGCCAAGGCCGCGCTCTTCGCCATCGACGAACTGTTCGAGGACACCGGCGAAGTGCTGCCGATCATGATCTCCGGCACGGTGACCGACGCCTCGGGGCGCATCCTGTCCGGCCAGACCGTCGAAGCGTTCTGGAATTCGCTGCGTCATGCGCGCCCGCTCACGTTCGGCCTGAACTGCGCGCTGGGGGCGACGCTCATGCGTCCGTACATCGCCGAACTGGCCAAGCTGTGCAACACCTACGTGTCGGTCTATCCGAACGCCGGCCTGCCCAATCCGATGAGCGACACCGGTTTCGACGAAACGCCGGACGTCACCTCGGGCCTGCTGCGCGAGTTCGCGCAGGCCGGACTGGTGAACCTCGCGGGCGGCTGCTGCGGCACCACGCCCGAGCACATCGCGGAAATCGCGAAAGCGCTCTCGGACGTGAAGCCGCGCCGCTGGCCGGCACAGTACCGCAACGCGACGGACGAGACCGACGACGCGTCGTAA
- a CDS encoding rhodanese-like domain-containing protein — protein MEFLLPGAAHKFLQSNANALFVDCRSEMEYLFVGHPAGAIHVAWNDGPDWEINPHFVQSVRKLAGAGGERPVLLICRSGNRSAAAGEALEAAGFVNVYAVQHGFEGDLDATHHRNAVNGWRFDGLPWEQC, from the coding sequence ATGGAATTCCTGCTCCCGGGCGCCGCCCACAAGTTTCTGCAATCCAACGCGAACGCCCTGTTCGTCGACTGCCGCAGCGAGATGGAGTACCTGTTCGTCGGGCACCCGGCCGGCGCCATTCACGTGGCCTGGAACGACGGTCCAGATTGGGAAATTAACCCGCACTTCGTGCAGAGCGTTCGCAAGCTCGCCGGCGCTGGCGGCGAGCGGCCGGTGCTGCTCATCTGCCGAAGCGGCAACCGCAGCGCGGCCGCCGGCGAAGCGCTCGAAGCGGCTGGGTTCGTGAACGTCTACGCCGTGCAGCACGGCTTCGAGGGGGATCTCGACGCCACCCATCACCGCAACGCCGTGAATGGCTGGCGCTTCGACGGGCTGCCGTGGGAGCAGTGCTGA
- a CDS encoding DUF3567 domain-containing protein, whose protein sequence is MLMIYNSPNYCVVEFAADNGNHALSAGGYEIVDKTAGREIFLDGSLARQFREEVQKLIASEPSEDEVDEFLGQFDNFMTNPVVLH, encoded by the coding sequence ATGCTCATGATTTACAACAGCCCGAATTATTGTGTCGTCGAGTTTGCCGCGGATAACGGCAATCACGCGCTGTCTGCGGGTGGCTATGAAATCGTGGACAAAACCGCTGGCCGCGAGATTTTCCTCGACGGCTCGCTCGCCCGGCAATTCCGTGAAGAAGTGCAGAAACTCATTGCCAGCGAACCCTCCGAGGACGAAGTCGATGAATTCCTCGGCCAGTTCGATAACTTCATGACGAATCCGGTCGTGCTCCACTGA
- the pcaD gene encoding 3-oxoadipate enol-lactonase, whose amino-acid sequence MKVSANGVSIHYAVDGHGPWLTLAHPLGADLTVWDDLVPELAAHFRVLRYDSRGHGASDVPHGPYTIGQLAADATALLSSLEIPSTHFAGISMGGAVAQQLALDAPERVASLTLIDTTAGYDAPDAQLFRERAAKARAQGMKELANGTLERWLSAGFRQRHPAQAERIRALVAHAHPEGFAAACEALAAFDVRTRLHEIEAPTLVLVGENDPSTPPAVARRIAEGIAGARLEIVPDAAHLSIVEQKQFVTKLLATFLQGTVSNA is encoded by the coding sequence ATGAAAGTCAGTGCCAACGGTGTATCGATTCACTACGCGGTGGATGGCCACGGTCCGTGGCTGACGCTGGCGCACCCGCTGGGTGCGGATCTCACGGTGTGGGACGATCTCGTGCCCGAGCTTGCGGCACACTTCCGGGTTCTGCGGTACGACAGTCGTGGACACGGCGCGAGCGACGTACCGCACGGTCCTTACACGATCGGCCAGTTGGCCGCCGATGCGACGGCCTTGCTCAGTTCGCTGGAAATCCCGAGTACCCACTTCGCCGGCATCTCGATGGGCGGCGCCGTCGCGCAGCAACTCGCGCTGGACGCCCCCGAGCGCGTCGCCAGCCTGACGCTGATCGACACGACCGCCGGTTACGATGCCCCCGACGCGCAACTGTTCCGCGAGCGCGCCGCCAAGGCCCGCGCGCAAGGCATGAAGGAACTCGCCAACGGCACGCTGGAGCGCTGGCTGAGCGCAGGCTTTCGCCAGCGACACCCCGCGCAGGCCGAACGCATCCGCGCACTCGTCGCACACGCGCATCCCGAGGGCTTTGCCGCGGCCTGCGAGGCACTGGCGGCGTTCGATGTACGAACGCGGCTGCACGAAATCGAGGCGCCGACGCTGGTGCTCGTGGGCGAAAACGACCCATCGACGCCACCCGCCGTGGCCCGGCGTATCGCCGAAGGCATCGCCGGCGCGCGGCTCGAGATCGTGCCGGACGCCGCGCATCTGTCGATCGTCGAACAGAAACAGTTCGTAACCAAACTCCTTGCAACATTTCTGCAAGGGACCGTCTCTAACGCTTAA